One window of the Bombyx mori chromosome 20, ASM3026992v2 genome contains the following:
- the Lsp-t gene encoding LSP-T protein isoform X1, with protein MITSDFVLRMSRYAINMKTLAIFSLCVLAVSAGLIDIDIDILSAPTNVEVDRLYNSIVTGDIDRAVAQTLALEGLSRGAIIEDVVDRLIREKKRNTFDYAYKLWSSDGQDIVTQHFPIQFRLILAENHVKLINKRDNLAIKLGAAVDHENDRTAFGDANDKTTDNVGWRFVHLWDNKKVYFKIISIARNQFLKLGSAADDAGDHTAYGDNKANTFRHQWYLQPAFVEKEVVFIVYNREFNQALKLGRAVDSDGDRNVYGHNGDVSGSPELFGFTVSPL; from the coding sequence GTACGCTATCAATATGAAAACCTTGGCAATCTTTTCGCTGTGCGTGCTGGCTGTCAGCGCCGGCCTCATCGACATCGACATTGACATCCTATCCGCTCCGACAAACGTGGAAGTGGACAGGCTTTACAACAGCATCGTTACCGGAGACATTGACAGGGCTGTTGCTCAAACTTTGGCGCTAGAGGGACTTTCAAGGGGAGCTATCATTGAAGATGTCGTTGACAGGCTCATCAGGGAAAAGAAGAGGAACACCTTCGATTACGCTTATAAACTCTGGAGCAGTGATGGACAGGATATCGTCACACAACACTTCCCTATTCAGTTCAGATTGATCTTGGCCGAGAACCATGTCAAGCTCATCAACAAGAGGGACAATCTCGCCATCAAACTCGGCGCTGCAGTGGATCACGAAAATGACAGAACCGCTTTCGGTGACGCCAACGACAAGACCACAGACAACGTCGGCTGGAGATTTGTTCACTTGTGGGATAACAAAAAGGTGTACTTCAAGATCATTAGCATTGCCCGTAACCAATTCTTGAAACTGGGCTCTGCTGCTGACGACGCTGGTGACCACACCGCTTATGGGGACAACAAAGCCAACACCTTCAGACACCAGTGGTACCTGCAGCCCGCTTTTGTCGAAAAGGAAGTCGTGTTCATCGTCTACAACCGCGAGTTCAACCAGGCTCTGAAGCTCGGCAGAGCAGTGGATTCGGACGGAGACCGCAACGTATACGGACACAATGGAGACGTGTCCGGCTCCCCTGAACTCTTCGGTTTCACTGTCTCTCCTCTGTAG
- the LOC110386133 gene encoding microvitellogenin, which yields MHDRLIWRMTLKMVLIKDKSTSRNIADLNVACLGAINMKFLLVIPMCVLAAGGGLLDVDVDILSAPDKIEADNLYSSVITGDIDKAVVQTLALNLLSKGAIIEDVIARLIRDKKRNIFDYAYKLWNGEGKDVVKQHFPMQFRLIFAENHVKIINKRDNLAIKLSTEVDHQNDRSAFGDANEKTTDNVGWRFVHLWENNKVYFKIVSVARNQFLKLGTDADEAGDHIAYGADVANTFRHQWYLQPAKYEDDLLFLIYNREFNQVLKLGRVVDNMGDRRLYGHNGDVSGSPELFGFFITPL from the exons ATGCACGATAGACTAATCTGGCGCATGACGCTTAAAATGGTACTTATAAAAGATAAGTCGACTTCTAGAAACATCGCAGATCTTAACGTGGCCTGTCTTG GTGCTATAAATATGAAGTTCTTGTTGGTTATACCGATGTGCGTGCTGGCTGCCGGCGGTGGTCTCCTCGACGTGGATGTCGATATTTTATCCGCACCGGATAAAATCGAAGCGGATAACCTATATAGCAGTGTCATCACCGGTGACATTGACAAAGCTGTGGTCCAAACTTTGGCGCTCAACCTACTATCAAAAGGAGCCATCATCGAAGATGTCATTGCCAGGCTCATTAGAGATAAAAAGCGAAACATCTTCGACTATGCCTATAAACTATGGAACGGTGAAGGAAAGGATGTCGTCAAACAACACTTCCCTATGCAATTCAGACTGATCTTTGCCGAGAATCATGTCAAGATCATCAACAAGAGGGACAATCTCGCCATTAAACTCAGCACTGAGGTGGATCACCAAAATGACAGATCTGCATTTGGTGACGCGAACGAAAAAACCACTGACAACGTCGGCTGGAGGTTTGTCCACTTGTGGGAAAACAACAAGGTTTACTTCAAGATCGTTAGCGTTGCCCGTAACCAATTCTTGAAACTGGGTACTGATGCTGACGAAGCTGGCGACCACATCGCTTACGGTGCCGACGTGGCTAACACCTTCAGACACCAGTGGTACCTACAGCCTGCCAAGTACGAAGACGACCTTCTTTTCCTCATTTACAACCGCGAATTCAACCAGGTTCTGAAGCTCGGTCGAGTAGTCGACAACATGGGTGACCGACGTTTGTATGGACACAATGGAGATGTTTCCGGTTCTCCAGAACTCTTCGGATTCTTCATTACTcctttgtaa
- the Lsp-t gene encoding LSP-T protein isoform X4 has product MKTLAIFSLCVLAVSAGLIDIDIDILSAPTNVEVDRLYNSIVTGDIDRAVAQTLALEGLSRGAIIEDVVDRLIREKKRNTFDYAYKLWSSDGQDIVTQHFPIQFRLILAENHVKLINKRDNLAIKLGAAVDHENDRTAFGDANDKTTDNVGWRFVHLWDNKKVYFKIISIARNQFLKLGSAADDAGDHTAYGDNKANTFRHQWYLQPAFVEKEVVFIVYNREFNQALKLGRAVDSDGDRNVYGHNGDVSGSPELFGFTVSPL; this is encoded by the coding sequence ATGAAAACCTTGGCAATCTTTTCGCTGTGCGTGCTGGCTGTCAGCGCCGGCCTCATCGACATCGACATTGACATCCTATCCGCTCCGACAAACGTGGAAGTGGACAGGCTTTACAACAGCATCGTTACCGGAGACATTGACAGGGCTGTTGCTCAAACTTTGGCGCTAGAGGGACTTTCAAGGGGAGCTATCATTGAAGATGTCGTTGACAGGCTCATCAGGGAAAAGAAGAGGAACACCTTCGATTACGCTTATAAACTCTGGAGCAGTGATGGACAGGATATCGTCACACAACACTTCCCTATTCAGTTCAGATTGATCTTGGCCGAGAACCATGTCAAGCTCATCAACAAGAGGGACAATCTCGCCATCAAACTCGGCGCTGCAGTGGATCACGAAAATGACAGAACCGCTTTCGGTGACGCCAACGACAAGACCACAGACAACGTCGGCTGGAGATTTGTTCACTTGTGGGATAACAAAAAGGTGTACTTCAAGATCATTAGCATTGCCCGTAACCAATTCTTGAAACTGGGCTCTGCTGCTGACGACGCTGGTGACCACACCGCTTATGGGGACAACAAAGCCAACACCTTCAGACACCAGTGGTACCTGCAGCCCGCTTTTGTCGAAAAGGAAGTCGTGTTCATCGTCTACAACCGCGAGTTCAACCAGGCTCTGAAGCTCGGCAGAGCAGTGGATTCGGACGGAGACCGCAACGTATACGGACACAATGGAGACGTGTCCGGCTCCCCTGAACTCTTCGGTTTCACTGTCTCTCCTCTGTAG